The following proteins come from a genomic window of Pelmatolapia mariae isolate MD_Pm_ZW linkage group LG17, Pm_UMD_F_2, whole genome shotgun sequence:
- the gpx7 gene encoding glutathione peroxidase 7 produces the protein MFPAVLTVLLTFFSLAESKQKDFYTFKVVNSRGKLVSLEKYRGSVSLVVNVASECGFTEEHYNQLQQLQRDFGPYHFNVLAFPCNQFGQQEPGSDKEIDSFVRRVYGVSFPLFSKIAVVGTGANNVYKYLVEASGKEPDWNFWKYLIDINGKVVDAWGPKVSVKEIRPKIAEMVRQIILKKKEEL, from the exons ATGTTCCCTGCAGTGCTCACAGTGTTACTGACTTTCTTCAGCCTCGCTGAAAGCAAACAGAAagacttttatacttttaaagTTGTGAATAGCAGGGGTAAGCTGGTATCTCTGGAGAAATATCGGGGTTCG GTTTCCCTGGTGGTAAACGTAGCTAGTGAATGTGGCTTCACTGAGGAACACTACAATCAACTGCAGCAGCTCCAGCGGGACTTTGGTCCATATCACTTCAATGTGCTAGCCTTCCCCTGTAACCAATTTGGACAGCAGGAGCCCGGCAGTGACAAGGAGATTGACAGCTTTGTGCGCAGAGTCTACGGAGTCTCCTTTCCTCTGTTCAGCAAAATTGCTGTTGTTGGCACTGGAGCCAACAATGTCTACAAGTACCTTGTTG AGGCATCTGGAAAGGAGCCTGACTGGAATTTCTGGAAGTATCTAATTGACATTAACGGCAAAGTGGTGGATGCATGGGGACCAAAAGTCTCTGTCAAAGAAATTCGCCCTAAAATTGCTGAAATGGTGCGGCAAATAATcttgaagaagaaagaagagctTTAA